GGGGGGGACGTATTCCATCGTCATAAAATCATAGCGTGACAACTGGGAACGCCTCACGGGATACTTCCGGTATACACCTGCGATACGTAAGCTGATATACACTACCAACACCGTTGAAGGCTACCACAGGCAAGTACGCAAGGTAACAAAGAACAAAGGAGTCTTCCCGTCCGATACTTCTCCCGAAAAGCTTGTATATATGGCATACCGGAACATACGTGAGAAGTGGACTATGCCACTTGCCAACTGGTCTCAGATATCACAACAATTAGCAATAAAATCTGGAGAACGTTTTGAAATCATGTAACTTTTCCTCGGACGAAAGATTCCTCATCTGGCCAACACGATTAAAAATCCTGTCATCCAGATGAGGTGAAATATGAAGGATTAGATCCTTGACACAGTTGAAATTATACAACCTTAAGTATATTACGAGATAAATCACCAGATTAATCAAGCACTATAGCACCATCTTTCCCCACTTTCAGTTTTGTTTTCGGGGTTTCTTTAGGTTTAGGAGCAACCTGTGATTGAGGATGTTTAGACTTCACTTGCTTTCTTCTATGAGACTGTCTCTCCTCCCGGAACTCTACTTTTGCCTTCTTGTAAGGAGTAAAATCTGTTACCTCTTTATATCTGAAACCTTCAGGATCTGTTGGATCTGTAACACGACGCATCGTTGTTATATATATCCCGTTATACTCATAAGCCGTATCGGTCAACATTGTACCTGCTTCATACCGTCTTCGATGTAGGATTTTCCCATTGGATTCATAAATATATTCCATACCTTCCTGTTGTCCATCGCGATAAAAAGCACGAACATAAAGCGGTAATACACCTTTCTTGTTGGGAGAATCATGATATTGTAAGTAAGGCCCATCAAGCAGTCCATCACGATAGGTCTGCATAACGGCTACACGACCTTCGTCATCATATTCATAATAACGCCCGTCTTTCTCTCCGTTTTTGTAGTCTACTTCACTGATTTTCCGCCCATTTCTCCCGTATTCTACCCAATGACCAACTTTCTTTTCAGTCTTTTTGTCAATATAACCCAACACACGTAATCTGCCATCAGCATCGTGTTCCATATATTTTTCTTGAGCAGTTGCTGCAATAGAGGTAAGAAAAAGCAGGCCTATAAATAGAGTCTTATTCATATTCACAATACATCATTAATCCTATTCTACTCAATTTTTATACTATATTCTTGAGACATTTGCGCTCCTTGCGCCCACTTTCCCGTATTGATATCAAAGCTATAGCTATGTATGTCATCATATCCGGAGCGACGACTTCTTTGTCCCAAGAACCAAATCTTATTGCCATAGCAGGCTCCAACACTTACACTTGAGAATCTTCTTAGAGCCTGCGTCCAAAGCACATTTCCTTCTTTGTCACGCATTTGGAATACAGAATTAGCATCCGGAGCCATGGAAGGATAGAATGTTATCAATAGTCTTTGGGCATCTTGATAAACTACACCGCCGTTAAAACCAATAAACCAATTTGTAACAGGAGTTGCACTAACCAATCGATTACCTGGATCATAAGAGAAAGTCTGACTTATCCAATTATAGAAACTAAAGTCTTGAGGATCGCCCAAATGATATTTTGCATGTACTTTCCATAGGCGCAGGAGACCACCTGCACTGCTTGTTTCTTCGCTTATATTTTTCTTATGCATTTCCCAATATGTAGTATCACGCACTTCACCATTCAGTTCTGATGGTGGAAGTCGCTTTGCAAACTTAAATGCCTCCTCCGAGTAAAGACGATTAGAAGCAGGGAAATAATAATAGGTTTCAGCTAAATTATTGTGCACTTCAAAGCCTTCACCATAATCACTATCAATGAATGTAATGGATGAAATACCAGTACTCATAGCCTGTTTTCCCTTAAAAAGTGACTTGGAGACATCCTTTATAACCAATGATTTAGGTTCTATCTCAAAGACATAACGCTTACCTATAATAAGAAACCAACGGTGAGCTTGCTGAAGATAGGATATACTTGTATTTGAAATAGAAGAGACAGACTCATCACGTGCATCCTCTTCAGACATGAAAAGCTGGTCCACGAGCACCTTACCTGTCGTTGCATCACGAAATCCAAGATAATAACCATTCACATATTTTGACTCATCCTGACCAAAACTTACAGTATAATCACGATCTGTCATATAAAAAACACATGCCTTTCCATCATGAATCATCGGAATCATTTCTTCGAAAGTCTCTCTCACACTCACAGAATCTTTTCCACCTGATGCAACACTACTTTCCCCAGTTTGAAACAAGAAAAATACAAATATGAATACAACAGCCAGTGGAATCAACAAAGCGACAATTCCAAGTTTCATTCCAATTCCCAGATCACTGCCGAAAGTTGATGACGACTGAAAGTCGTAATGATGATTTACATTAATATTAATGTCATCATCATCCAAGAAGAATTCCGTCCCGCAATTCAAGCATCTATAGCGTTTCTTATCTATCTGCTCATGCTTTTCACTACCGCATTGTGGACATTTAACAGCTTTTAATTTCGTTGCCATATATCAGATTAAACCTCTTTTGAATAATATACCGCCAAGAATAGCAGTATGGACTGCACTGCAGTCAGAATGATTGTGCATAGCAACCACCAGTTGTTGGTCCATTGTTCAGGTGCAAAGAAACCTGTAATAAATTCGAGGGCGCCAACACCTGCAAATACAAAACCCAGGCTCAAACGGTGAGTACTCTCTGCACGCCCTACGAAAGCAAATGCAAGCAACATTGTGTTAATGACAATCGCCATACTCGTGAAAAGCAAATTCAGAGGAGAATAGGCTGTAATCACAAGTCCTGCAAGCAGGTTTGCAACAAGTATGATAATGGAGATAATTAAGATTCTTTTCATAACTTCTCAAGGATTTCGTTCTTTTTCTTGTTATATTCTTCTTCGGTGATGAGTTGTTCATCCATAAGTTGCTTCAATTGTTTCAACCGAGCACTAACATCTGATGGCGCAGCTTCAGTTGAAGTTGCAGTGTTTTCCTTTGTACTGAAGAATTCTTTAGCCAGTTGAACACCTGCACCTACCTGCAATCCAGCACCTGCAAGACCTCCTTCCGTGCGCACAGCATCACGTAAAGCAGCCAGTTTCTGTACTCCGGCATAATCAAGATCAACTTCGGCTGCTGCCTGTTTCTCTGCAGTCATGTCCGCAATCTTACCGATGCGCGACAGCGTATCATCGTCAAAAGTGACAGAATCAACACGAAAATCGGTCAATACCAGCCCTAATCGCTGCAATTCTTCAGCTGTACAAGTCTGAAGATCTGCCGATAATTCCAACAAATGTTTATCCACTTCCGTGTAAGGGTAAGCTTTTTCTGCAAGAAAAGAGGTCAAAGGAGCGACGATACGTGACGACACAAGTTCACGGACTTCGCGGGAAGTATAATCACTTATTGAACCTAAAAGCGTGCTGAACATGGTTGCAGCATTATCAATCTTCACCGAGAAGTTACCACAAGCTCCCAAAGCTACCGGTATCTTATAGTTCGGTTCCATGTATTTCACAGGAGTCGCTGTGCCCCAAAGCACATTCACCATCTCTGCCGTTCGAAAGAAATAGAAGCGCATCTTGTGCTCACTCTCCATACTCTGTGCCAGATTGAGCAACGTTGTGATAAACGGATGATTGTCCGTTGCAAGTTCATAAGTGTCAGGTTCTGTCAGAGTAGCCTTCACTTTTCCATCATAAACAAGGAGACAACCCTGGCCGGGAGCAACGATGAGTTTACTCGAATTTTTAATTTCATCAGTAGTTGTTTCCATACAATGAAACAGGATATGCACATCTTGTTCTTTCCATTCTATGACGGAACGCAACTGTCGTTTGAAGAGATTTTTAATTTTCATAGATGTTGGTGTTAAATTAAAAGCGCACACATAACATGCACCCTATCCTTAAAAGTCTGCTACAAAATTAACTAATTTATTCCTAAACATTCTATAAAACCCTTTATTTTTTATCATTTCCTTCGCCACTTCCCCTATTTTCTCTATTTTCGTGAAGAAAGAAAATCTCAAAGAATGGGATGTATGTGGTATATAACTATCTGGCATAAAGCCTGTTCGGGCAATCAAGAAACACAGAGGAAACGAACCCTTCACCGTTCATTCAACCGACTGGACAGACAGCTTTGAGGAGCTTTGGGATTACCTTGTGCCTTCAGAAGACCATGCGCCGCCTGTCCAAGGCGAAGTAATCCACAGCTGTGGAAAGATAAGTCGCGAGCTTCTTGGCAATGGCTCATGCAACTGGAGCCATGAATATAAAAGACTACCACAGGTTCTCCCCGACTATTTTTCCATGGGAAACCCTATTCCTGCATCTGCCTTTTCTTCATCTCTGCAACCAAATCAGCAACAAGATGAAAACAAAGAATTAGCAGCCTTGGCTAAAAGTATTCATGCAGACAGCACGGAAGAAGACCTATACCGACTGACAGAACTGACTGTCAAATGGGTGATTGCCAACCCACAACCCATAAAACTGAAGCAAGTAAACTATCAAAAATAACAAAACAAGACAGGAGTTTCATTCAAAAGACATCACCGTGCAGTGCAAAAAGGAAACACTTGGCAAGCCATTGGTTCACTCTTTGATACATAGATAAACGGAGAAAGCAACACGCATAGCGTCAACTTTTCCTTTCAAGACATAGATTTCATTAGGAATAGGAATGCCACCGTTTAGCAAAATCAAAGGTCTCAAAGGAGACAAAGCTGTGTGAACAAGTCATATCTTGGAATATATCAAACAGAAACATCACCTCTAAAACGTCTTGCTTTCTGTAAAGATTATATCCATTTTTTAACACTTCCAGACCTCACCAAATAGAAATGAAAACTCACTTTCAATGTCTGTGCAAAGCCATTTTATGACTTCGACACCCTCGCTTTTATCACTTTGCCTTGTAACATCGGTCATTTCGTCTTGCTTTCTGTATCACTTTACCGTCTAAAGTGACTGAAAACATCACGCATTTTGATGCAGATTGCGAGGTAATTCAATAGAAAACGCAATGCTTTTCAGCATGGCATCACACTACAATCTACCTTGTATTTTGCAACACATTGATTGTCAACACATTATGATTTCCTCAAAAACAGGGCATATTTTGAATGAAAGAGCATTCCATTTCAAATACACGAGCATTGCAACGACAATCGTAAATGTTTTTCAAAAGAGTGGTTTTTACTTCCTTATTTGCAACTATACGAAACAACTCCTTTGATTTTGTGAACAACGTTTCTATCTGTCACCTGCCCACACCATGCTATCCATAGAGTATTGTGGCCTAATTCGTAGGACAGCATCTCTTCTGTTCCACCTGAAGAGCATATTAAAGTTTGTTTCCCTCCTTTGGGAAAACAACTATAGGCGTATAGTTCTTGGCCTCTTCGAAATCCATAAGAGCATAGGCAATGATGATAACGACGTCACCGACCTGGACTTTACGCGCAGCAGCACCATTCAAACAGATACAGCCGGAGCCACGTTCTCCCTTGATGATGTAGGTTTCAAACCGTTCACCATTATTGTTGTTGACAATCTGAACCTTCTCTCCTGCAATCAAATGGGCAGCATCCAATAAATCCTCATCTATCGTAATACTCCCCATATACTTCAGATTGGCTTCCGTAACCGTAACACAATGAAGCTTACTTTTTAATACTTCTATCATCATCTTATCTGTTCTCCCTATATCTGATATGATCAATGAGACGGATTGGAGTCTTGCCACAATAGACCGTGACACAGCCAACAACACCATCACACGCATTCCAATTATCAACCGTTTGAAGGCTATCGCCATCCACTATCTCAAAATATTCGACCTCAAGTCCGTTGACTGCGTTAATCTGTTCAACGACTTTATCGTGAGTTTCCTTGACAGTATGCGACTGTGAGAAGTCTACACTGTCTTTCAATGCTTGATATATTGCCGGAGCGATTGCGCGTTCCTCATCAGTCAGCAAACAGTTGCGGCTACTCATAGCCAAGCCATCTGCTTCACGGACAATCGGACATTCTACAATCTGTACATTACTATTAATGAACTTCACAAGTTGCTTGATGACCGCAATCTGCTGCCAATCTTTCTCTCCGAAATAGGCTTTATCCGGCTTTACAATATAAAACAAACGGCTGACAACCTGACACACGCCATTGAAATGGCCCGGACGACGCGCGCCTTCCATGACTGTTGAGACAGGAGGAAACTCAAAATGACGCATATCCGGAGTCGGATAAATCTCCTCTACGCTTGGGGCAAACAGATAATCTGCACCACAAGCTTCTGCCAACTGACAATCGGCTTCCAATGTACGAGGATAACGCTCAAGATCATTTTTATCATTAAACTGGGTAGGATTGAGGAACACAGAAACCACTGTCACTTCATTATCCTTCACACTGCGCCTGATCAAAGAAGCATGTCCCTCATGCAATGCTCCCATTGTAGGCACTAAACCAATCTTCTTCCCTTCTTTACGAGCACAGAAAAGCTCATTCTGAAGTTCAACTGTCTTTCTGAAAACTTTCATTCTATTTATTCAAATCGAACCGCAAAATAACAACTTTTTTCTTAAATAAGAAAGAATATTTTTAAAAATATGCCAATAAACACCCCTATTCCTGGCTTTATACGCATTTTTCTCACATTATTCGCATTTTTTTTATACCTTTGTAGCACTCAAATTTGAAAATTGACATGGCAAAGAAAGTATTATTCATCAATCAAGAAATTACTCCGTACGTTCCTGAAACGAATATGTCAATCATGGGACGTGACTTACCACAGAAAGCACAGGAGGCCGGACTTGAGATCAGAACGTTTATGCCCAAATGGGGTAATATCAATGAACGGCGTGGCCAACTGCATG
The nucleotide sequence above comes from Segatella oris. Encoded proteins:
- a CDS encoding toxin-antitoxin system YwqK family antitoxin; translation: MNKTLFIGLLFLTSIAATAQEKYMEHDADGRLRVLGYIDKKTEKKVGHWVEYGRNGRKISEVDYKNGEKDGRYYEYDDEGRVAVMQTYRDGLLDGPYLQYHDSPNKKGVLPLYVRAFYRDGQQEGMEYIYESNGKILHRRRYEAGTMLTDTAYEYNGIYITTMRRVTDPTDPEGFRYKEVTDFTPYKKAKVEFREERQSHRRKQVKSKHPQSQVAPKPKETPKTKLKVGKDGAIVLD
- a CDS encoding SPFH domain-containing protein, producing the protein MKIKNLFKRQLRSVIEWKEQDVHILFHCMETTTDEIKNSSKLIVAPGQGCLLVYDGKVKATLTEPDTYELATDNHPFITTLLNLAQSMESEHKMRFYFFRTAEMVNVLWGTATPVKYMEPNYKIPVALGACGNFSVKIDNAATMFSTLLGSISDYTSREVRELVSSRIVAPLTSFLAEKAYPYTEVDKHLLELSADLQTCTAEELQRLGLVLTDFRVDSVTFDDDTLSRIGKIADMTAEKQAAAEVDLDYAGVQKLAALRDAVRTEGGLAGAGLQVGAGVQLAKEFFSTKENTATSTEAAPSDVSARLKQLKQLMDEQLITEEEYNKKKNEILEKL
- the panD gene encoding aspartate 1-decarboxylase — its product is MMIEVLKSKLHCVTVTEANLKYMGSITIDEDLLDAAHLIAGEKVQIVNNNNGERFETYIIKGERGSGCICLNGAAARKVQVGDVVIIIAYALMDFEEAKNYTPIVVFPKEGNKL
- the panC gene encoding pantoate--beta-alanine ligase → MKVFRKTVELQNELFCARKEGKKIGLVPTMGALHEGHASLIRRSVKDNEVTVVSVFLNPTQFNDKNDLERYPRTLEADCQLAEACGADYLFAPSVEEIYPTPDMRHFEFPPVSTVMEGARRPGHFNGVCQVVSRLFYIVKPDKAYFGEKDWQQIAVIKQLVKFINSNVQIVECPIVREADGLAMSSRNCLLTDEERAIAPAIYQALKDSVDFSQSHTVKETHDKVVEQINAVNGLEVEYFEIVDGDSLQTVDNWNACDGVVGCVTVYCGKTPIRLIDHIRYRENR